Proteins co-encoded in one Centropristis striata isolate RG_2023a ecotype Rhode Island chromosome 24, C.striata_1.0, whole genome shotgun sequence genomic window:
- the LOC131963150 gene encoding ADP-ribosylation factor-like protein 4C — MGNSFSNLGAFQSLHIVMLGLDSAGKTTVLYRLKFNEFVNTVPTIGFNTERIRLGGAGASRGISCHFWDVGGQEKLRPLWKPYSRCTDGIVYVVDSVDAERLEEARTELHKITRFSENQGTPLLVIANKQDLPRALDVGEIERQLALAELSPSTPYHVQPACAIIGEGLDEGMDKLYEMIVKRRKSLKQKKKRQ, encoded by the coding sequence ATGGGGAACAGTTTTTCCAATTTGGGTGCCTTCCAGTCTTTGCACATAGTCATGCTCGGCTTGGACTCTGCGGGTAAAACCACCGTGCTGTACCGGCTGAAATTTAACGAGTTCGTCAACACGGTGCCCACCATAGGCTTCAACACGGAGAGGATCCGGCTGGGCGGAGCGGGGGCCTCGAGGGGCATCAGCTGCCACTTCTGGGACGTCGGGGGCCAGGAGAAGCTGAGGCCCCTGTGGAAGCCCTACAGCCGCTGCACGGACGGCATCGTGTACGTGGTGGACTCCGTGGACGccgagaggctggaggaggcccGGACCGAGCTGCACAAGATCACCCGGTTCTCGGAGAACCAGGGGACCCCGCTGCTGGTCATCGCCAACAAGCAGGACCTGCCCCGCGCGCTGGATGTCGGGGAGATCGAGAGGCAGCTGGCTCTGGCGGAGCTGAGCCCCTCCACCCCGTACCACGTCCAGCCGGCCTGCGCCATCATAGGAGAGGGGCTGGATGAGGGCATGGACAAGCTGTACGAGATGATagtgaagaggaggaagtcactgaagcagaagaagaagaggcagTGA